A genomic stretch from Argiope bruennichi chromosome 2, qqArgBrue1.1, whole genome shotgun sequence includes:
- the LOC129955197 gene encoding vacuolar protein-sorting-associated protein 25-like, whose translation MMANSIDFEWPWQYQFPPFFTIQPNSDTRAKQLEAWKTLILDFHKFNKIYLLDVTEAQASPLFNNKTINRKLNLEAIYVVLDELQKQGNVEWLDKQKQRCYVFWRTPEEWSKMIYKWAENNGLINTVCTLYEISNGVDSVNEEFYGLDQGVLKKALSALEKEGRAELILDEDIEGVKFF comes from the coding sequence ATGATGGCAAATTCAATTGATTTTGAGTGGCCTTGGCAGTATCAGTTCCCACCGTTTTTCACAATTCAACCGAATTCTGACACTCGGGCCAAGCAGTTGGAAGCCTGGAAAACTTTAATCTTGGATTTCCACAAATTTAACAAGATATATTTGTTGGATGTAACAGAAGCTCAAGCTTCGCCGTTgtttaataacaaaacaattaatcgtaaattaaatttggaagcTATTTATGTGGTTCTTGATGAGTTGCAGAAGCAAGGAAATGTAGAATGGCTTGATAAACAAAAACAGAGATGTTACGTCTTTTGGAGAACACCTGAAGAATGgagtaaaatgatttataaatgggCCGAAAATAATGGTTTAATAAACACTGTGTGTACTTTGTATGAGATTTCAAATGGAGTTGATTCTGTGAACGAAGAATTCTATGGTTTGGATCAAGGTGTCCTTAAAAAGGCTCTTTCTGCATTGGAAAAAGAAGGGCGGGCCGAATTAATACTAGATGAAGACATTGAAGGTGTAAAGTTTTTCTAa